A portion of the Terriglobales bacterium genome contains these proteins:
- the glpK gene encoding glycerol kinase GlpK: MSAYIGAIDQGTTSTRFIVFDRSGRIVVSAQREHEQIYPRPGWVEHDAEEIWRRTLQVIEESMAERALGAKDFAAIGITNQRETTVLWDRKTGAPVANAIVWQDTRTEQYLPQFAATGDSVRHKTGLPISTYFSSLKIRWLLDNVPGLRSRAMAGEILFGTIDSFLAWRLTGGTYGGAHFTDVTNGSRTQLLNLRTCSWDDELLQTFEIPKQILPEVRSSSEKYGAVCLHALDGVPLAGVLGDQQAALVGQTCFHPGEAKNTYGTGCFLLLNTGKEPVLSKHGLLTTVAYQFGKEQPNYALEGSVAITGALVQWMRDNLGLIQSSGDIETLARTVNDNGGVYFVPAFSGLFAPYWKANARGVIAGLTRYANKGHIARAVLEATAFQTREVVEAMEYDSGKPVDVVRVDGGMVGNDLLMQFQADILNREVVLPHVKETTALGAAFAAGLAVGFFKDLDELRATWSVDRRWKPQMESANRETLYRNWKKAVTRSMEWVE; the protein is encoded by the coding sequence ATGTCTGCCTACATCGGCGCCATCGACCAGGGAACCACCAGCACACGTTTCATCGTCTTCGACCGCTCCGGACGGATCGTCGTCTCTGCGCAGCGCGAGCATGAGCAGATCTATCCTCGTCCAGGATGGGTGGAACATGACGCGGAAGAAATTTGGCGCCGCACGCTTCAAGTGATTGAAGAGTCTATGGCAGAGCGCGCACTTGGAGCCAAGGACTTTGCCGCGATCGGTATTACCAACCAACGTGAAACCACCGTGCTTTGGGATCGGAAAACGGGTGCTCCCGTTGCGAATGCAATTGTCTGGCAGGACACTCGCACTGAACAGTACCTTCCGCAGTTTGCAGCCACCGGAGACTCAGTTCGACACAAGACGGGTCTGCCGATCTCCACCTACTTCAGTAGCCTGAAGATCCGTTGGCTGCTCGACAATGTTCCCGGATTACGCAGTCGCGCCATGGCGGGAGAGATCCTCTTTGGGACGATCGATAGCTTTCTGGCATGGCGCCTCACCGGTGGCACCTACGGAGGAGCACACTTCACGGATGTGACGAACGGCAGCCGCACGCAACTGCTGAACCTCCGGACCTGCAGCTGGGACGACGAACTACTCCAGACTTTCGAGATCCCGAAGCAAATCCTGCCGGAGGTTCGTAGCAGCTCGGAGAAATACGGCGCGGTGTGTCTCCATGCGCTGGACGGAGTTCCGCTCGCCGGAGTTCTTGGAGATCAACAAGCCGCGCTTGTGGGCCAAACATGCTTTCATCCTGGAGAAGCGAAGAACACTTACGGTACGGGATGCTTTCTCTTGCTGAACACTGGCAAGGAACCGGTACTCTCGAAGCATGGACTTCTCACAACCGTTGCCTATCAATTCGGGAAAGAGCAGCCGAACTATGCGCTCGAAGGCAGCGTGGCCATCACCGGCGCCCTGGTGCAGTGGATGCGCGATAACCTCGGCTTAATCCAATCCAGCGGCGATATAGAGACCCTTGCGCGCACTGTGAACGACAATGGCGGGGTCTACTTCGTGCCTGCATTCTCTGGACTATTTGCACCGTATTGGAAGGCCAACGCTCGCGGCGTGATCGCCGGCCTCACGCGTTACGCGAACAAAGGACACATCGCTCGCGCCGTCCTTGAAGCAACCGCATTTCAGACGCGCGAAGTCGTAGAGGCCATGGAATACGACAGCGGAAAGCCAGTCGATGTCGTTCGCGTTGACGGAGGCATGGTTGGGAACGATCTGCTCATGCAATTCCAGGCAGACATCCTGAATCGGGAAGTCGTGCTGCCGCATGTGAAGGAGACCACTGCTTTAGGCGCTGCCTTCGCCGCCGGACTCGCTGTCGGATTCTTCAAAGACCTCGACGAACTTCGTGCCACCTGGTCGGTTGATCGTCGCTGGAAGCCGCAGATGGAGTCTGCCAATCGCGAAACTCTTTACCGCAATTGGAAAAAGGCTGTGACGAGATCAATGGAGTGGGTGGAATAG
- a CDS encoding Fic family protein yields MSVREKDNPDLYNRIQEQNLLRQYDLLTNCIEIGLEKGIEAFDKYTLWALNYAAVANIAQFGGRFREELIYVSDHVPPRYEQVPHVMDLFFSFIHENWTVEGIGDHPTGLAAYALWRLNWIHPFVEGNGRTARAACYYLTCLKQGRVLPGKKIVPERIRENRDPYYAALKAADRKWDEGQIDVSLMADYLARLLKGQLSEK; encoded by the coding sequence ATGTCCGTACGCGAGAAAGACAATCCGGACCTCTACAATCGAATACAAGAGCAAAATCTGCTTCGCCAATACGACCTACTCACAAATTGCATTGAGATAGGACTTGAAAAGGGCATTGAGGCATTCGACAAATACACCCTTTGGGCATTGAACTACGCTGCCGTAGCGAACATAGCTCAGTTTGGCGGGCGCTTTCGGGAGGAGCTCATTTACGTCAGCGACCACGTTCCACCTCGATACGAACAAGTACCACACGTAATGGATTTGTTTTTTTCCTTCATCCATGAGAACTGGACGGTTGAAGGCATTGGCGATCATCCGACCGGCCTGGCGGCTTATGCATTATGGAGACTCAACTGGATTCATCCCTTCGTAGAAGGGAATGGCAGGACAGCCAGAGCGGCCTGCTATTACTTGACGTGTCTCAAACAGGGGCGAGTTCTTCCTGGTAAGAAAATCGTTCCGGAACGCATACGAGAAAACCGCGATCCCTATTATGCTGCGCTAAAGGCGGCAGACAGGAAATGGGACGAAGGGCAGATCGATGTTTCCCTCATGGCAGATTACCTCGCGCGCCTGCTCAAGGGTCAACTCTCCGAAAAATAA
- the acnA gene encoding aconitate hydratase AcnA, with protein MNSFGARSALRVGSRQFEIYRINVLDKQGGSTQHLPYCMRVLLENLLRTENGKSVTQDDIRFLAQWQASAAPSREIAFTPARVLMQDFTGVPAVVDLAAMRDAMKKLGGDPNAINPLQPAELVIDHSVQVDEFGTPNAFHTNALLEFQRNRERYAFLRWGQSAFNNFSVVPPDMGIVHQINLEYLARVVFPQVVDGALQAYPDTLVGTDSHTTMVNGLGVLGWGVGGIEAEAAMLGQPVSMLLPQVVGFRLTGKLKEGSTATDLVLTVTQMLRKTGVVGKFVEFFGEGLSELPLADRATIANMAPEYGATCGIFPVDMETLRYLRMTGRSDEQIALVDAYCKEQGLFHTKDSPHATYSEVVELDLSTVEPSVAGPRRPQDRVRLSQTAENFKHELPSLLGPAATKSAARQVMRWEGEGGNPVGNGNSANGHKEDVAEAVGDKHHMDVSQYLDHGSVVIAAITSCTNTSNPYVMMAAGLLAKKAVERGLSTPPWVKTSVAPGSRVVTEYYKKAGLMEFLDRLRFSIAGYGCTTCIGNSGPLPADVSKAIEDHQLVVASVLSGNRNFEGRINSEVRANYLMSPPLVVAYALAGRIDHDLLTEPLGKDRQGKEVYLRDIWPSHKEVDEVVRKCIDSEMFRSNYANISEGDEHWKRLRVPKGDTYAWEKDSTYIKKAPYFDDMPVKPAPVKDIVGARVLAWLGDSVTTDHISPAGSIKQNGPAGKYLIEHGVKPHDFNSYGSRRGNHEVMVRGTFANVRLRNKLAPGTEGGVTRYLPTNEVISIFDASMKYQSAGAPLIILAGKEYGSGSSRDWAAKGPKLLGVHAVIAQSYERIHRSNLVGMGILPLQFLSEEDPEALGLNGEEMYAITGLRELLDSKFASGRHVSVHAQRGDGTVKEFEATVRIDTPQEILYYQHGGILQFVLRQLLAGWEKPKVVSRGMSTVADPSTGSSTT; from the coding sequence ATGAATTCATTTGGAGCGCGCAGCGCTCTGCGCGTCGGCAGTCGGCAATTCGAGATTTACCGCATTAACGTGCTCGACAAGCAGGGCGGCTCGACGCAGCACCTTCCCTATTGCATGCGCGTCTTGCTGGAGAATCTGCTGCGGACCGAGAACGGAAAATCCGTCACGCAGGACGATATTCGTTTCCTGGCGCAGTGGCAGGCGTCGGCTGCGCCTTCGCGCGAGATCGCATTTACACCCGCGCGGGTGCTGATGCAGGACTTTACTGGCGTACCTGCGGTCGTTGACCTGGCAGCGATGCGCGATGCGATGAAGAAGCTGGGAGGCGATCCGAATGCGATCAATCCGCTTCAACCTGCCGAACTGGTGATCGACCATTCCGTGCAAGTCGACGAATTCGGAACACCAAACGCGTTTCATACGAATGCGCTGCTCGAATTCCAGCGCAATCGCGAGCGGTATGCGTTTCTCCGCTGGGGTCAATCGGCATTCAACAACTTCTCGGTCGTGCCGCCGGACATGGGCATCGTGCACCAGATCAATTTGGAGTACCTCGCTCGCGTTGTCTTTCCGCAAGTAGTCGACGGGGCGCTGCAAGCGTATCCCGACACGCTGGTCGGCACCGATTCCCACACCACCATGGTGAACGGCTTGGGCGTACTCGGCTGGGGTGTGGGTGGAATCGAAGCCGAGGCCGCGATGTTAGGACAGCCTGTATCAATGCTGCTTCCTCAAGTCGTCGGCTTCAGGCTCACAGGCAAGCTCAAGGAAGGCTCGACGGCTACTGATCTCGTGCTGACCGTCACGCAGATGCTTCGCAAGACCGGTGTTGTGGGCAAGTTCGTCGAGTTCTTCGGCGAAGGCCTCTCCGAACTGCCTTTAGCCGATCGCGCGACGATCGCCAACATGGCGCCCGAGTACGGCGCAACCTGCGGCATCTTTCCAGTCGATATGGAGACGCTGCGCTACCTGCGCATGACCGGGCGTAGTGACGAGCAAATAGCTCTGGTTGATGCCTACTGCAAAGAACAGGGCCTGTTCCATACCAAAGACTCGCCGCACGCAACCTATTCGGAAGTGGTGGAACTTGATCTCTCAACCGTGGAGCCGAGCGTCGCCGGACCACGCCGCCCGCAGGATCGCGTTCGCCTGTCGCAAACGGCGGAGAACTTCAAACACGAGTTGCCGTCACTGCTCGGACCGGCGGCAACGAAGTCCGCAGCGCGTCAGGTGATGCGCTGGGAAGGTGAGGGCGGAAATCCCGTTGGCAATGGCAACAGCGCGAATGGCCACAAGGAAGACGTTGCTGAAGCTGTGGGGGATAAGCATCACATGGACGTGAGCCAATATCTCGACCACGGCTCAGTCGTAATCGCTGCCATCACGAGCTGCACAAATACGTCAAATCCATACGTGATGATGGCTGCCGGACTGTTGGCCAAGAAAGCGGTCGAGCGCGGACTCTCGACACCACCGTGGGTAAAGACCTCGGTTGCTCCCGGATCGCGCGTGGTGACGGAGTACTACAAGAAGGCCGGATTGATGGAGTTCCTCGACCGTCTCCGCTTCAGCATCGCCGGCTACGGATGCACAACCTGCATCGGCAACTCGGGCCCGCTGCCCGCCGACGTCTCCAAGGCCATCGAGGATCATCAGTTGGTGGTCGCCTCCGTGCTGTCTGGCAATCGCAACTTTGAAGGACGCATCAACTCCGAGGTTCGCGCCAACTACCTGATGTCGCCGCCGCTAGTGGTGGCCTATGCGCTGGCAGGACGCATCGATCACGATCTGCTCACCGAGCCGCTGGGGAAAGACCGCCAGGGCAAGGAAGTCTATCTACGCGATATCTGGCCGAGTCATAAGGAAGTCGATGAGGTCGTGCGCAAGTGCATCGACTCGGAAATGTTTCGCAGCAACTACGCGAACATCAGCGAAGGCGATGAGCACTGGAAGAGACTGAGAGTCCCCAAAGGGGACACGTATGCCTGGGAGAAGGATTCGACCTACATTAAGAAGGCTCCATACTTCGACGACATGCCGGTAAAGCCCGCTCCCGTCAAAGACATCGTTGGAGCCCGAGTGCTCGCGTGGCTGGGCGACAGTGTCACCACAGACCACATCTCTCCGGCCGGATCGATTAAGCAAAACGGCCCTGCCGGAAAGTATCTGATCGAGCATGGCGTAAAGCCGCACGACTTCAACTCGTATGGTTCCCGTCGCGGGAATCACGAGGTGATGGTGCGCGGCACCTTCGCTAACGTTCGCCTGCGTAACAAGCTCGCTCCCGGCACTGAAGGAGGCGTGACCCGCTATCTTCCGACGAATGAAGTGATTTCGATCTTCGACGCTTCGATGAAGTACCAGTCCGCCGGTGCGCCGCTGATCATCCTCGCCGGAAAAGAGTACGGATCGGGATCCTCACGCGACTGGGCCGCGAAGGGGCCAAAACTGCTCGGAGTTCATGCCGTAATTGCACAGAGCTATGAGCGCATCCACCGCTCTAACCTGGTTGGAATGGGAATACTTCCCCTGCAATTCCTTTCCGAAGAGGATCCGGAGGCGCTGGGTCTCAACGGCGAAGAGATGTACGCGATTACCGGATTGCGCGAACTACTTGATTCGAAGTTCGCGTCGGGGCGTCATGTGAGCGTCCACGCGCAGCGAGGGGATGGCACGGTAAAAGAATTCGAAGCTACGGTGCGCATCGATACGCCACAGGAGATCTTGTATTACCAGCATGGCGGGATTTTGCAATTCGTCTTGCGGCAGTTGCTGGCAGGTTGGGAGAAGCCGAAGGTGGTCAGTCGAGGGATGAGTACCGTGGCTGATCCGAGCACGGGGAGCAGCACTACTTGA
- a CDS encoding Nramp family divalent metal transporter gives MSSSTSTPANNVWSLKFKALPAFRSGELWYYFGPAFVASVAYIDPGNFATNIEGGTRFGYSLLWVLLWSNAMAILIQYLSAKLGIATGLTLPQNCRANFSRGMTLFLWVAAELAALATDLAEFLGAALGFYLLVGPTMLAHGLEKSTVLMLAALATAVLVFLILALELYGFRKLEVGIMIFVFGIAACYAIEIFLAKPNWAQVGYHILVPEIGSESIYIAVGMLGATVMPHVVYLHSALVQGRARKALEGCPTSQRLQRLKHLQFEIIDVFAAMNGAWLINTAMIVMAAAVFFTHGQRVASIEEAHQTLAPLLGGVSAMAFALALLLSGLSSSTVGTMAGQVIIEGFLNIRFSVFLRRFITMIPALVVIAMKLDPLKILVLSQVGLSFALPFALVPLIMLTRRTKVMGELANGRTTNVLAYASVTVIISLNMLLLYQIFGGKF, from the coding sequence ATGAGCAGCAGCACGTCTACACCGGCGAACAACGTCTGGAGCCTTAAATTCAAGGCTTTGCCTGCCTTCCGCAGCGGAGAGCTCTGGTACTACTTCGGACCGGCATTCGTCGCCAGCGTCGCGTATATCGATCCCGGCAACTTCGCTACCAACATCGAGGGCGGGACACGATTCGGCTATTCCCTGCTCTGGGTGCTGCTGTGGTCGAATGCCATGGCAATACTCATTCAATACCTCTCGGCAAAGCTTGGAATTGCCACAGGGCTTACCCTGCCTCAGAACTGCCGTGCCAACTTCTCTCGCGGGATGACTCTGTTTCTGTGGGTCGCAGCCGAGTTGGCGGCGTTAGCTACTGACTTGGCTGAATTTCTCGGAGCTGCTCTCGGCTTTTATTTGCTCGTCGGACCTACGATGCTGGCGCATGGCTTGGAAAAGTCTACCGTGCTCATGCTGGCGGCGCTTGCCACTGCAGTTCTCGTCTTCCTGATTCTCGCGCTGGAACTATACGGATTTAGGAAGCTCGAAGTCGGCATCATGATATTCGTGTTTGGTATCGCTGCCTGCTATGCCATTGAGATCTTCCTGGCAAAACCAAACTGGGCACAGGTCGGCTATCACATTCTTGTGCCGGAGATTGGGTCAGAAAGCATTTACATCGCAGTCGGCATGCTCGGCGCGACGGTGATGCCGCATGTGGTCTATCTGCACTCTGCGTTGGTGCAGGGTCGCGCACGCAAGGCGCTCGAAGGATGCCCGACGAGTCAACGGCTGCAGCGCCTGAAACACCTGCAGTTCGAGATCATCGACGTGTTCGCCGCTATGAACGGCGCCTGGCTGATTAATACGGCCATGATCGTAATGGCCGCTGCGGTGTTCTTCACCCATGGCCAGCGTGTCGCCTCCATCGAAGAAGCCCACCAGACCCTCGCGCCACTACTCGGTGGAGTTTCGGCGATGGCCTTTGCACTGGCTTTATTGTTGTCAGGTCTTTCGTCCTCAACGGTAGGAACGATGGCAGGTCAGGTAATCATCGAAGGCTTCCTGAACATTCGTTTCAGCGTCTTCCTGCGCCGGTTTATTACGATGATTCCGGCGTTGGTCGTGATTGCCATGAAACTGGATCCGCTGAAAATCCTGGTCCTCTCACAGGTTGGATTGAGTTTTGCGCTGCCGTTCGCACTTGTGCCGCTGATCATGCTCACGCGCCGCACAAAGGTCATGGGAGAACTGGCAAATGGGCGGACTACAAACGTGCTCGCTTACGCCTCGGTGACGGTGATCATCAGCCTGAACATGTTGCTGCTGTATCAGATTTTTGGCGGGAAGTTTTGA
- a CDS encoding FAD-dependent oxidoreductase: MKTVFVVGAGPAGLFAAQKIAQAGHQVVILNRDIKPGGLAEYGIYPTKDKMKVGLRKQFAKVLSLPNVHYFGHVCIAEQGCLCIDELQEFNPSAIVFAVGAQGTKKLGLEGSSARGVYSAKDFVYFYNQLPPFASQDFSTGKRVAVIGMGNVAVDLAHWLLVDAVDKPEEVIVVARRGPFEAKFDQKEFAFVEKYLDREAFLQELQRIQPQLAAVGQDINKVSEDTFPILSKPASERPGPGRLLFRFLSSPSSIHTDATSRINRLRVSENVLMQRDGNMACKATERNADLEVDTMIFAIGDAADPSVGLPCGPEGYLINLDTSDPLRAAYEVYDKDRDCAMEGVYVVGWARKASEGLVGIARHDAEVGAVHVLKYLESFPERESATPAEIRRSVESKGVRVVDKADLEHLAKAEEEEARAKGISWFKFSEDEAMLAAIDEQKERSGGAVASASS, from the coding sequence ATGAAGACGGTATTCGTCGTAGGCGCGGGACCGGCAGGGCTCTTTGCAGCACAAAAAATCGCGCAAGCTGGTCATCAGGTTGTCATCCTTAATCGCGATATCAAACCCGGCGGCCTAGCCGAATACGGAATCTATCCCACAAAAGACAAGATGAAGGTCGGACTGCGTAAACAGTTCGCGAAGGTTCTCTCTTTGCCCAATGTCCACTACTTCGGGCACGTGTGCATAGCAGAACAGGGCTGCCTCTGCATCGATGAACTTCAGGAGTTCAATCCTTCAGCCATTGTTTTTGCCGTAGGCGCACAAGGAACCAAGAAGCTCGGCCTGGAGGGCAGTTCCGCTCGCGGCGTCTATTCCGCCAAAGACTTCGTGTATTTCTACAACCAGTTACCGCCGTTTGCGTCGCAGGACTTCTCCACGGGCAAGCGAGTCGCCGTGATCGGGATGGGGAACGTCGCCGTCGATCTCGCACACTGGTTGCTAGTCGATGCTGTGGATAAACCGGAGGAAGTCATTGTTGTCGCGCGACGCGGCCCATTCGAGGCAAAGTTCGATCAGAAAGAGTTCGCTTTTGTAGAGAAGTATCTCGACCGCGAAGCCTTCCTGCAGGAGCTGCAGCGAATTCAGCCACAACTGGCTGCAGTCGGTCAGGACATCAACAAAGTGTCTGAAGACACGTTTCCCATTCTGTCAAAGCCTGCATCTGAACGTCCCGGTCCAGGACGTCTGCTGTTTCGGTTCTTAAGCTCACCGTCTTCAATTCATACAGACGCCACGAGCCGGATTAATCGGCTTCGAGTCAGCGAGAACGTTCTCATGCAACGCGATGGCAACATGGCCTGCAAAGCTACAGAGCGCAATGCCGACCTGGAAGTAGACACGATGATCTTCGCGATCGGCGATGCCGCCGATCCGAGCGTCGGATTACCTTGCGGACCTGAAGGCTATCTCATTAATCTCGATACGAGCGATCCACTGCGCGCGGCTTATGAGGTCTATGACAAAGACCGAGACTGCGCGATGGAAGGTGTTTACGTTGTTGGCTGGGCGCGTAAAGCCAGCGAAGGACTGGTTGGCATTGCACGCCATGATGCAGAGGTTGGCGCCGTTCACGTACTTAAGTATCTGGAGAGCTTTCCCGAAAGGGAATCAGCCACTCCGGCAGAGATAAGACGATCCGTCGAGTCCAAAGGCGTTCGCGTTGTCGACAAGGCCGATCTCGAGCACCTGGCCAAAGCTGAGGAAGAGGAAGCGCGCGCCAAGGGAATCTCTTGGTTCAAGTTCTCCGAAGATGAAGCCATGTTGGCCGCTATCGACGAACAAAAAGAGCGCTCCGGCGGTGCTGTCGCGAGCGCCTCAAGCTGA
- the obgE gene encoding GTPase ObgE: protein MFIDEAKIRVKAGDGGNGCMAFRREKFVPRGGPSGGDGGHGGDVVMESSERHNTLVHFRFNPEYKGERGRHGEGSNRTGQEGDDVILKVPVGTILYDSDSGERIHDFSRPDERLVIARGGRGGRGNQHFATPTHQAPREHELGRPGEERNYRLELKLLADVGLVGYPNAGKSTLISRISAARPKIADYPFTTLEPNLGVVTTGKPPDDDSYVVADIPGLIEGASSGHGLGTQFLRHIERTRLLLHLIDVSDASGRPDPVEDFKVIMNELESWGAGLEQKPMIVVATKIDTANLDKLAKLKRFCSRQKLPFMAISAVTGEGIEKLKYAVGERVKEIRATPDASSESHSLPA, encoded by the coding sequence ATGTTCATCGATGAAGCCAAAATTCGGGTAAAAGCCGGAGACGGCGGGAACGGCTGCATGGCCTTTCGTCGGGAGAAGTTTGTCCCGCGGGGTGGACCTTCAGGCGGCGACGGCGGACACGGTGGCGATGTCGTCATGGAATCGAGTGAGCGCCATAACACCCTCGTTCATTTCCGCTTCAATCCCGAGTACAAAGGGGAACGCGGGCGACACGGCGAGGGATCGAATCGCACGGGACAAGAAGGGGACGACGTCATCCTGAAAGTTCCCGTGGGGACGATTCTCTATGACTCCGACAGCGGCGAGCGCATTCACGATTTCTCACGTCCCGATGAGCGCTTGGTAATTGCTCGCGGCGGACGCGGCGGACGCGGCAATCAGCATTTCGCTACTCCCACTCACCAGGCTCCGCGTGAGCACGAACTCGGTCGTCCCGGCGAAGAGCGCAATTACCGGCTGGAACTGAAGCTGCTCGCCGATGTCGGTCTGGTTGGATATCCCAACGCCGGCAAGTCGACGCTGATCTCACGTATTTCGGCAGCGCGGCCGAAGATCGCGGATTACCCCTTCACCACCCTCGAGCCGAATCTCGGAGTCGTAACCACCGGGAAACCTCCGGACGACGACAGCTACGTTGTTGCCGACATTCCTGGCCTGATCGAAGGCGCGAGTTCTGGCCATGGACTGGGAACACAATTCCTGCGTCACATCGAACGCACGCGGCTCCTTTTGCACCTCATCGATGTGTCGGATGCAAGCGGGCGTCCCGATCCCGTCGAGGATTTCAAAGTCATCATGAACGAACTCGAGAGCTGGGGAGCGGGACTGGAGCAGAAGCCGATGATCGTAGTCGCCACCAAGATCGACACCGCCAATCTCGACAAGCTGGCCAAGCTCAAGCGCTTCTGTTCACGCCAAAAGCTGCCATTCATGGCGATCTCAGCCGTTACCGGTGAAGGTATCGAGAAGCTGAAATACGCGGTCGGTGAGCGCGTTAAGGAGATTCGCGCGACCCCAGATGCGAGCAGCGAGAGCCATTCTCTGCCGGCTTAG
- a CDS encoding LysE family translocator: MDSRFVAFLGIAALLTIIPGADTGLVTKNAITRGRTAAFFTTFGICLGCLCHATASALGLSVVLRESARLYEWVKLAGAGYLMYIGARALWAARKPFAEQSVAFKAEQRRGVWFSFIEGLFTNLLNPKVAIFYLTFLPQFIAPGENVLRKSLFLATIHVLMGLMWLCSYAMLLDRMSAILTRPSVRRKLEAFTGAVLVAFGLRLAMERR, translated from the coding sequence ATGGACTCTCGCTTCGTCGCCTTCCTTGGCATTGCTGCGCTGCTGACCATCATCCCTGGAGCCGATACCGGTCTCGTCACAAAAAACGCAATTACTCGGGGACGCACGGCCGCATTCTTCACAACCTTTGGCATTTGTCTTGGCTGCCTATGCCACGCTACCGCCTCGGCGTTGGGACTTTCGGTTGTTCTGCGTGAATCGGCTCGCCTCTATGAGTGGGTGAAGCTGGCTGGCGCGGGATACCTTATGTACATCGGTGCTCGAGCGTTGTGGGCGGCACGTAAGCCGTTCGCTGAACAGAGCGTTGCATTCAAAGCCGAGCAAAGACGTGGCGTCTGGTTCAGCTTCATTGAAGGACTGTTCACGAACCTCCTGAATCCGAAAGTAGCGATCTTCTACCTCACCTTTTTGCCGCAGTTCATCGCGCCCGGCGAGAACGTTCTTCGCAAGTCTCTGTTCCTCGCAACCATTCACGTCCTGATGGGATTGATGTGGCTGTGCAGCTACGCGATGCTGCTGGATCGAATGAGCGCGATTCTCACGCGGCCATCGGTCAGGCGTAAATTGGAGGCATTTACTGGCGCAGTTCTGGTTGCCTTTGGCCTGCGGCTGGCGATGGAACGCAGGTGA
- a CDS encoding periplasmic heavy metal sensor, with protein sequence MKTLSYCLSLLLLTIGIAAAQSDNTPPPDKGPHGRGMRMPGMVGMPGLGHDWWRNSEIAQAINLSDTQKEKLNQIFGNHRPNLIKAKGNVEIEEGKLSDLLEQDKPDQNAVLQQLQALQTARNAMENEFTLMSLHFRNELTPDQWKKLQSVTRERMGKMFRMHHGDGPGAPPPPQ encoded by the coding sequence ATGAAAACACTCTCTTACTGTTTAAGCTTGCTCCTACTGACAATCGGCATCGCAGCGGCGCAAAGCGACAATACGCCACCGCCCGACAAAGGCCCTCATGGGCGCGGGATGCGAATGCCTGGCATGGTCGGAATGCCGGGATTGGGACACGACTGGTGGCGCAATTCCGAGATTGCCCAGGCCATCAATCTCAGTGACACGCAGAAGGAAAAGCTCAATCAGATCTTCGGAAATCATCGCCCCAACTTAATTAAAGCGAAGGGAAACGTCGAGATAGAGGAAGGAAAGTTGAGCGATCTGTTGGAGCAAGATAAGCCAGATCAGAACGCCGTGCTTCAGCAACTGCAGGCGCTTCAGACTGCGCGCAACGCGATGGAAAATGAGTTTACGCTCATGTCACTGCATTTCCGTAATGAGCTCACGCCTGATCAATGGAAGAAGCTGCAATCGGTCACGAGAGAAAGAATGGGAAAAATGTTCAGGATGCATCACGGCGATGGTCCCGGCGCTCCACCCCCACCGCAGTAA
- a CDS encoding thioredoxin family protein: MRTTRIAVVLVLMLGGLAAALHAQSFTKDQVSSKLRELYPDNADAKKEIAEALAAAGKDHKHVLLVFGANWCFDCFALDYRFHQAAIQPVIDKNYHVVHVDIGRNDKNQDLVKKYNIPIEKGVPSLAVLDSKGHALYTTGEFESARSTDPQVIVKFLDTWKPKQT, from the coding sequence ATGCGTACCACTCGTATCGCCGTTGTTTTGGTCCTAATGCTCGGCGGTCTTGCTGCCGCACTGCATGCTCAATCCTTTACCAAGGACCAGGTGTCCTCAAAGCTCCGCGAGCTTTATCCGGACAACGCGGATGCGAAGAAGGAGATCGCCGAGGCACTGGCTGCAGCGGGCAAGGACCATAAACACGTCCTCCTGGTCTTTGGCGCGAATTGGTGCTTTGACTGCTTTGCCCTCGACTACCGTTTTCATCAGGCAGCGATTCAACCCGTCATCGACAAGAACTATCACGTCGTGCACGTGGACATCGGTCGCAACGACAAAAACCAGGACTTGGTGAAGAAGTACAACATTCCGATCGAGAAGGGCGTACCATCGCTCGCTGTTCTGGACAGCAAGGGACACGCTTTATACACGACCGGAGAGTTCGAGTCGGCCAGGAGCACCGATCCGCAGGTGATTGTGAAGTTTCTGGATACCTGGAAGCCGAAACAGACTTGA